One window of bacterium genomic DNA carries:
- the yihA gene encoding ribosome biogenesis GTP-binding protein YihA/YsxC, producing MRVEFVTSAPNLALRPERVLPEFAFVGRSNCGKSSLINHVLARKAMAKISGKPGKTRLLNYFLVEDTYYLVDLPGYGFARVGKDLREEWLRLMRAYLFAGDRPLAVLQLLDVRHRPTEEDRRMTAWLREAGVPFAIAVTKIDKLGKTKLPERFREIAATLELDPATPFLPTSAAGGLGRDEILAWFESVLADGGEPADVGEPADEGEPVDGGTAGRPAR from the coding sequence GTGCGCGTGGAATTCGTCACCAGCGCCCCCAACCTGGCCCTGCGCCCCGAGCGCGTCCTGCCGGAATTCGCCTTCGTCGGGCGCAGCAACTGCGGGAAATCCTCCCTGATCAACCACGTCCTGGCCCGCAAGGCCATGGCCAAGATCAGCGGCAAACCCGGAAAAACCCGTTTATTGAACTATTTCCTGGTCGAAGACACCTACTACCTGGTGGACCTGCCGGGCTACGGTTTCGCCCGGGTCGGCAAGGACCTCCGGGAGGAATGGCTGCGCCTGATGCGGGCCTACCTGTTCGCCGGGGACCGGCCCCTGGCCGTCCTGCAGCTGCTGGACGTCCGGCACCGCCCCACCGAGGAGGACCGGCGCATGACGGCCTGGTTGCGCGAGGCGGGGGTGCCGTTCGCGATCGCGGTGACCAAGATCGACAAGCTGGGCAAGACCAAGCTGCCGGAGAGGTTCCGCGAGATCGCGGCGACCCTGGAACTCGACCCCGCGACCCCGTTCCTCCCGACCTCGGCGGCCGGGGGGCTGGGGCGGGACGAGATCCTGGCCTGGTTCGAGTCCGTCCTGGCCGACGGGGGTGAGCCGGCGGACGTGGGTGAGCCGGCGGACGAGGGTGAGCCGGTGGACGGGGGAACCGCCGGCCGGCCGGCGCGTTGA